Within Desulfocurvus vexinensis DSM 17965, the genomic segment GAAAAGGGCGTGCACAGCGTGTGGATGTCCCACGGCGACCATGTGGAGGCCGTGCCCCCGGGCTTCGAGGTGCTGGCCAGCACCGGCAACGTGCCCGTGGCGGCCATGGCCGACCCGGCCCGGCGCATCTACTGCCTGCAATTCCACCCCGAGGTGGCCCACACCGACGACGGCAGCCTGATCCTGGCCAACTTCCTGTTCAAGGTCGCCGGGCTGACCCCGGGCTGGACCATGAGCTCCTTCGTGGAGTCCAACGTGGCCGAGCTGCGCGAGCGCATCGGGGCGGACGAGCACGTGGTCTGCGGGCTGTCGGGCGGCATCGACTCCACCGTGGTGGCCCTGTTGCTGCACAAGGCCATCGGCAAGCGTCTGACCTGCATCTTCGTGGACAACGGGCTGCTGCGCATGAACGAGGGCGAGGAGGTCATCGGCTACCTCAAGGAGCATTTCGACCTGAACCTGGTCTGGGTCCAGGCCCAGGACGAGTTCCTGGACAAGCTCGAAGGCGTGCAGGACCCCGAGCGCAAGCGCAAGATCATCGGCCACACCTTCATCGAGATCTTCGACCGCGAGGCGGCGAAAATCCCCAACGTGAAGTACCTGGCCCAGGGCACCCTGTACCCCGACGTCATCGAGTCCATCTCCTTCAAGGGCGGGCCCAGCGCGGTCATCAAGAGCCACCACAACGTAGGCGGGCTGCCCGACCACATGAACCTGGCCCTGGTGGAGCCGCTGCGCGAGCTGTTCAAGGACGAGGTGCGCCGCGTGGCCGTGGAGCTGGGGCTGCCCGATTCCATCATCTGGCGCCACCCCTTCCCGGGGCCGGGGCTGGCCATCCGCATCGTGGGCGAGATCACCCGCGAGCGGCTGGACATCCTGCGCCGCGCCGACCGCATCGTGCAGAGCGAGCTGCGGGCCACGGATTGGTACCGCAAGGTCTGGCAGGGGTTCGCCGTGCTCTTGCCTCTTAAAACCGTTGGGGTTATGGGTGATGGCCGGACGTACGAACACGTCGTGGCCCTGCGCGTGGTGGACAGCGTGGACGCCATGACCGCCGACTGGACGCGGCTGCCCTCGGAAATCCTGGCTCGGATGTCCAACCGGATCATCAACGAGGTCAAGGGCGTGAACCGCGTGGTCTTCGACATCTCCTCGAAGCCCCCCGGCACCATCGAGTGGGAGTAGGGACAGGCCGGGGGCGCCAGCGCCCCCCGGACGCCCCGCCCGGCCCGAGCACCTGTTACGCGAAGGAAGAGCCATGTTCGGTTCCATCGGTTCCATGGAAATCCTGCTCATCGTCGTGGTGGCGCTGCTGGTGGTCGGCCCCAAGAAGCTGCCCCAGGTGGCGCGCACCCTGGGCAAGACCTTCGGCGAGTTCAAGCGCGTGACCAGCGACGTGCAGCGGACCATCAGCACCGAGGTGGACCGCGCCGAGCGCCAGGAGCGCGTGGCCAAGGCCAAGAGCGAGCTGCTGCTCGACGACGCCGCGCCCAAGGTCGCCCCCGCCAAGGCCGAGGCCACTGCCGACACCCCCAAAGAGCCCGCCAAGGGCGCCTGATCGAGGCACGAGGCCCATGACCGAGGATCGCAAGCCCGAAGAGCTGGAAGAGGCCGCTGTCGAGACGGACGCGCCCGTGGCCCAGGCCGGGCCGGACGCCGACCCCGCCGAGGCCGAAGCCTCCGCCTCCGGCGCCGAGGCCAGCGGAGAATCCGACGCCTCCGGCGCCGAGGCCGATCCCGCCGAGGCCGAAGCCTCCGCTTCTGGCGCCGAGGCTGCCGGGAACGAGGCCTTCGCCTCCGGCGATGAGGCCGGGGCCGACGCCGAGGCCGGGGCTCCCGCCCCCGGCGCCCCCGACGCCGAGGCCGCCGACGCCGCCGACGCTGCCGCCGCGCCCGGGGAGGAGCCCGAGCTTCAGGAAATGGGCCTGCTCGGGCACCTGGAGGAACTGCGCGTGCGCCTGACCCGGGTGGCCATCGCCGTGGTGGTCGGGGCCTGTGCGTCCTACGCCTTCGCCGAGTACCTCTACCGCTTCATCGTCGATCCGCTGATGCCCTTCGTCTCCGGCGGGCATCTGATCTATACCAGCCCTGCCGAGGGATTCATTACCTACATCAAGCTGGCCGCCGTGGCTGGGGTGTTCCTCACCAGCCCGTATTCCTTCTATCAGATGTGGGCCTTCATCGCCCCGGGGCTGTACAAGGAGGAAAAACGCTACATCGCACCCCTGGCGTTCGTTTCCGCCGTGCTGTTTGTCGGCGGGGCGCTGTTCAGCTACTACAAGGTTACGCCTCTGGCCTACGCCTTCTTCGCCAGCTTCGACAACGAGTTCATGGTCATGCTGCCCTCGGTGAAGGAATCGCTGTCCATGGGCCTCAAGCTGCTGTTCGCCTTCGGCATCGCCTTCGAGCTGCCGCTGGTCATCTTCTTCCTGGCGCGCCTGGGGGTGGTCTCCTCCGCCGGGCTGCGCCGCAACCGCAAGTACGCCATCCTGGGCGCGTTCATCGTCGGCGCGCTGCTCACGCCGCCCGACCCGGCCTCGCAGTCGCTCATGGCCATCCCGCTGATCATCCTGTACGAGATCGGCATCTGGCTGGCGCACTACTTCGGCAAGAAGCCCGCTCCCGCCGAGGACGAGGAAGCCGCCGCCTGACCCCGGCCCCGCACCCGCGAGGGGCCCGGGAATGCGCAGGCCGCCGCCCGCAGGGCGCCCGGACCCCCGGGCCCCGCGCAGGGCTTTGACGCCAAAGGCGAATTGGAGCATTGTCGAGGCTGGCGGGCGCCGCGCCCGCCCAGCATTCGCACCGACCACGGAGACCGCCCATGAGCACCCGCACCGCCCGCTACGAGCGGGCCACCAAGGAAACCCGCATCGAGGTCGCCCTGGACCTGGACGGCACCGGCAAGGCCGAGGTCGCCACGGGGGTCGGGTTCGCCGACCACATGCTGACCCTGTTCGCCTTCTGGGCCCGGGTGGACCTGACCCTGACCTGCCAGGGCGACCTGGAGATCGACGCCCACCACAGCCTGGAGGACGTGGGCCTGTGCCTGGGCCAGGCCCTGGCCGACGCCCTGGGCGACAAGCGCGGCATCGCGCGCATCGGGCTGGCCCGCGTGCCCATGGACGAGGCCCTGACCGAGGTGGTCATCGACATCTCCGGCAGGCCGTACCTGGTCTACGAGGACGGCCCCGTCCCCGCCCTGATCGCCGGGCAGGAGAAGGACGTGTGGCGCGAGTTCTTCAAGTCCGTGGCCCAGCGCGCGGGCCTGAACCTGCACATCAATTTCCTGTATGGCCGCAACGGCCACCACCTGCTCGAATCGGCCTTCAAGGGCTTTGGCCTGGCCCTGGGGCAGGCGGCGGCCCGAACCCGCGACGGGGTGCCCAGCACCAAAGGGAGCCTGGACTGATGCCTAGCCGCAACCGTTTTCTCGTGCTGGCCCTGGCCGCGCTGGCCGTCCTGGCCCTGGCGGCGGGATGCAGGCGCGCCCCCGCGCCCGTGGAAGGCCCTGCGGGCAGCCTGGCCGTGGCCGGGTTCCACCAGCCGGGTTCGGCCTCGGAGCTTTTGGGCGGCTACCTGCCCGGGGGCGCCGTGGCCCGGCCCCAGGACCTGGACGCCCTGGACGAGGCCCTGCGCGCGGCCCTCAAGCGCCGCCCCGCCCTGGGCGCCGAGGCCGTGCGCCAGTGCGCCGAGACCGTGCTGGCCGCAGAGTCCGGCTCGGGGCGCGCCTTCGAGCACTGGCTGGCCGTGGGCCGCTGCCTGGACGTGGACTGGCTGCTCATCCCCCAGGTGACCCAGTGGCGCGAGCGCGACGGCAGCGAGGTGTCCGTGCGCGAGCCTGCCGCCGTGACCCTGTGGCTGCACCTGCTCGACGTGCGCGGCGAGTCCTTCGCCGCTCGCTACAAGTTCGAGGAGGCCCAGCAGTCGTTGACCGAGAACTTCCTGGACGCCGGGAAGTTCCTGGACCGCGGGGGCCGCTGGCTCACCGCCGGGGAACTGGCCAGCGAAGGCGTGGCCGCCGGGCTCAAGGAGCTGGGCCTGTGATTGTTTTTCCCGCCGTGGACATCAAGGACGGCAAGTGCGTGCGCCTGCGCCAGGGGCTGGCCGACCAGGTCACCGTGTTCGGCGACGACCCCGCGGCCATGGCCCGCCACTGGGCGGCCCAGGGCGCGCGCTACCTGCATGTGGTGGACCTGGACGGCGCCTTCTCGGGCCAGCCGCGCAATTTCGAGCTGATCCGCGAGATCTGCGCCGCGCTGGACATCCCCGTGCAGCTGGGCGGGGGCATCCGCGACCTGGACACCGCCCGGGCCTACGTCCGCGCCGGGGTCGAGCGGTTGATCATCGGCACCATGGCCCTGGAGGATCCCGCGCTGTTCGGCGAGCTGTGCGCGGCCCTGCCCGGGCGGGTGGGCGTGTCGCTGGATGCGGTGGACGGCCGGCTGAAGACCAAGGGTTGGGTGCAGGACGCCGGGCTGGACGTGTTCGACGTGTTGCCCCGCCTGCGCGAGCAGGGCGCCGCGTTCATCATCTACACCGACATCAGCCGCGACGGGATGCAGACCGGGGTCAACACCGCCGCCCTGGAGCGGCTGTGCCGGGCGGCGGGCCTGCCCGTCATCGCCGCCGGGGGCGTGCATACCCTGGACGACATCAAGGCCCTGCATCCCCTCGCGGCCAAGGGCCTGGAAGGGGCCATCACGGGCCGGGCCATCTACACCGGAACCCTCGATCTGGCCGAAGCCCAGGCCTGGATCGCAGCCCAGGGAGGAACGTCATGATCACACTGGAAGTGCAAGGCATGTCCTGCCAGCATTGCGTGGCCAGCGTCACCGAGGCGCTGCGCAAGGTGCCCGGGGTGACCGGGGTCAGCGTGAGCCTGGAGACGGCCAGCGCCACCGTGCAGGGCAACCCGGACCCCGAGGCCCTGAAGCGGGCCGTTGCCGCCGTGGGCTTCACGCCCGGCAAGGCCGAATAGGCCGCCGCCGTGTGGTGCCAGGCCGTCCGCCGCGCCCCTTGGCGCTGCGGGCGGCCTTGTATTTTTTTGTCGTGCGGGCCGCTATCCGGCCACCAGGGTCGTGAAATTTTCCGCCGTGGTGGCCAGGTAGTCGCGGGCCGTGGCGGGCAGGGCGCCGGGCAGGGGCCGCCCGCCCCGCAGGCGGCGCTCCAGGCGGGAAATCTCCTGGTGCAGGGTTTTGTCCGTGGCGCGCAGGATGTGCAGGGCGACCACGGCCTCGGCGGTTTCCAACCCGCCCCGGGCCCCCAGGGCGTCCAGGTGGCGGCAGGCGTCGAGAAAGGCCCCGCCCCGGCGCAGGGGCCAGGGCAGGCTCCGGCCCGGGGCCCGGCGCGGCACCGCCTGCGCGGCCCGCAGGGCGGCGTCGAAGCAGTCGTGGACGTCGAGTTCCACGTCGGCCGTGAGCAGTCCCTGGATGTCGAGCCAGGCGATGAGGGCGTCCTTGGAGATCATTGCCGCCGTCCTCCCGGGCAAAGTTTTTTCGATATCCCGGGCAACTCCGGGGTACATGAAAACATCGTTCCAGGCAACGCGCCCGGGCGGGCTTCCCATGCGTTTTCACGGGGCTTTGCCCTTGTCAGCATTCTTGTGGCTACTATACCGTAGCCAAAATAGTCATGAAAAACCGGGAGAAAATGGGATGACGATGAATGGTACCTAATGGGAAA encodes:
- the guaA gene encoding glutamine-hydrolyzing GMP synthase, giving the protein MKHPDKVVILDYGSQYTQLIARRVREAGVYSEILTCEASIEEIAARKAQAIILSGGPASVTGADSPALQQGVLELGLPVLGICYGMQLLAHELGGRITASQDREYGRAELTIAAYGACPLWDGLAEKGVHSVWMSHGDHVEAVPPGFEVLASTGNVPVAAMADPARRIYCLQFHPEVAHTDDGSLILANFLFKVAGLTPGWTMSSFVESNVAELRERIGADEHVVCGLSGGIDSTVVALLLHKAIGKRLTCIFVDNGLLRMNEGEEVIGYLKEHFDLNLVWVQAQDEFLDKLEGVQDPERKRKIIGHTFIEIFDREAAKIPNVKYLAQGTLYPDVIESISFKGGPSAVIKSHHNVGGLPDHMNLALVEPLRELFKDEVRRVAVELGLPDSIIWRHPFPGPGLAIRIVGEITRERLDILRRADRIVQSELRATDWYRKVWQGFAVLLPLKTVGVMGDGRTYEHVVALRVVDSVDAMTADWTRLPSEILARMSNRIINEVKGVNRVVFDISSKPPGTIEWE
- the tatB gene encoding Sec-independent protein translocase protein TatB, whose amino-acid sequence is MFGSIGSMEILLIVVVALLVVGPKKLPQVARTLGKTFGEFKRVTSDVQRTISTEVDRAERQERVAKAKSELLLDDAAPKVAPAKAEATADTPKEPAKGA
- the tatC gene encoding twin-arginine translocase subunit TatC; this translates as MTEDRKPEELEEAAVETDAPVAQAGPDADPAEAEASASGAEASGESDASGAEADPAEAEASASGAEAAGNEAFASGDEAGADAEAGAPAPGAPDAEAADAADAAAAPGEEPELQEMGLLGHLEELRVRLTRVAIAVVVGACASYAFAEYLYRFIVDPLMPFVSGGHLIYTSPAEGFITYIKLAAVAGVFLTSPYSFYQMWAFIAPGLYKEEKRYIAPLAFVSAVLFVGGALFSYYKVTPLAYAFFASFDNEFMVMLPSVKESLSMGLKLLFAFGIAFELPLVIFFLARLGVVSSAGLRRNRKYAILGAFIVGALLTPPDPASQSLMAIPLIILYEIGIWLAHYFGKKPAPAEDEEAAA
- the hisB gene encoding imidazoleglycerol-phosphate dehydratase HisB, which encodes MSTRTARYERATKETRIEVALDLDGTGKAEVATGVGFADHMLTLFAFWARVDLTLTCQGDLEIDAHHSLEDVGLCLGQALADALGDKRGIARIGLARVPMDEALTEVVIDISGRPYLVYEDGPVPALIAGQEKDVWREFFKSVAQRAGLNLHINFLYGRNGHHLLESAFKGFGLALGQAAARTRDGVPSTKGSLD
- the hisA gene encoding 1-(5-phosphoribosyl)-5-[(5-phosphoribosylamino)methylideneamino]imidazole-4-carboxamide isomerase, whose amino-acid sequence is MIVFPAVDIKDGKCVRLRQGLADQVTVFGDDPAAMARHWAAQGARYLHVVDLDGAFSGQPRNFELIREICAALDIPVQLGGGIRDLDTARAYVRAGVERLIIGTMALEDPALFGELCAALPGRVGVSLDAVDGRLKTKGWVQDAGLDVFDVLPRLREQGAAFIIYTDISRDGMQTGVNTAALERLCRAAGLPVIAAGGVHTLDDIKALHPLAAKGLEGAITGRAIYTGTLDLAEAQAWIAAQGGTS
- a CDS encoding heavy-metal-associated domain-containing protein; its protein translation is MITLEVQGMSCQHCVASVTEALRKVPGVTGVSVSLETASATVQGNPDPEALKRAVAAVGFTPGKAE